One genomic segment of Halomarina pelagica includes these proteins:
- the dgoD gene encoding galactonate dehydratase, with amino-acid sequence MTLVDCETFAVPPRWLLVRLETDEGTVGWGEHVTGGGGPAPVASAVDVLFEQRLRGADAARIEDHWQTMYRGGFYRGGPVLMSAISGIDQALWDLKGKRAGLPVHELLGGRARDRVRVYQWIGGDRPSDVGEAASEKVEEGFTALKMNATGEFRRVESPAAVAAAVARLREVREAVGPDVDVAVDFHGRVAKPMAKKLAAALDPYDPMFVEEPVLSEQVEAFAEVAAHTDSPVATGERLFTRWDFKPLLESGAVDVVQPDLSHAGGITEVRKIAAMAEAYDVALAPHCPLGPVALAACLQVDAATPNALIQEQSLDIHYNREADLLDYLADSSIFEYEDGYVDVPDAPGLGVELDESAVREAAEDPAAVDWGDALSVYRDVWRHEDGSVAEW; translated from the coding sequence GTGACGCTCGTCGACTGCGAGACGTTCGCGGTCCCGCCGCGGTGGCTGCTCGTCCGCCTCGAGACCGACGAGGGCACCGTCGGGTGGGGCGAGCACGTGACCGGCGGCGGCGGGCCGGCTCCCGTCGCGTCGGCCGTCGACGTGCTCTTCGAGCAGCGACTGCGCGGGGCCGACGCCGCCCGGATCGAGGACCACTGGCAGACGATGTACCGCGGGGGGTTCTACCGCGGCGGCCCCGTCCTCATGAGCGCCATATCCGGCATCGACCAGGCGCTCTGGGACCTGAAGGGCAAACGCGCCGGTCTGCCCGTCCACGAGTTGCTCGGCGGGCGCGCGCGCGACCGCGTCAGAGTGTACCAGTGGATCGGCGGCGACCGGCCCTCGGACGTGGGCGAGGCGGCGAGCGAGAAGGTCGAGGAGGGCTTTACCGCGCTGAAGATGAACGCGACCGGGGAGTTCCGCCGCGTCGAATCGCCCGCCGCGGTCGCCGCCGCCGTCGCGCGCCTCCGGGAGGTCCGGGAGGCGGTCGGGCCGGACGTCGACGTCGCGGTCGACTTCCACGGGCGGGTGGCGAAGCCGATGGCGAAGAAGCTGGCGGCGGCGCTCGACCCCTACGACCCGATGTTCGTCGAGGAACCCGTCCTGTCCGAACAGGTCGAGGCGTTCGCGGAGGTCGCGGCGCACACCGACTCGCCCGTCGCCACGGGCGAGCGGCTGTTCACCCGCTGGGACTTCAAGCCGCTCCTCGAGTCCGGCGCGGTCGACGTCGTGCAACCGGACCTCTCGCACGCGGGCGGCATCACGGAGGTGCGAAAGATCGCGGCGATGGCGGAGGCGTACGACGTCGCGCTCGCGCCGCACTGCCCGCTGGGGCCGGTCGCGCTGGCGGCCTGCCTGCAGGTCGACGCCGCCACGCCGAACGCGCTCATCCAGGAACAGAGCCTCGACATCCACTACAACCGCGAGGCCGACCTGCTCGACTACCTCGCGGACTCGTCGATATTCGAGTACGAGGACGGCTACGTCGACGTTCCGGACGCCCCCGGCCTCGGCGTCGAACTCGACGAGTCGGCGGTTCGGGAGGCGGCGGAGGACCCCGCGGCCGTCGACTGGGGGGACGCGCTCTCCGTCTACCGCGACGTCTGGCG
- a CDS encoding C-terminal binding protein gives MIEYTVVATDQRYGEFSVEREILGDVAEIRRLDEDGVSLADADALINHVDVVSAADVDRLERCRVIARYGIGVDNIDVEAATERGIYVANVPDYCTEEVPTHAIALILALDRQLKQYGTGMAAGEWKTDRAAEIRRFSEETVSVVGFGRLGRGVGDRAAALGATVLAADPYLGPDDVADHDAELVSFEEAVERADYLSVHSPLTPETEGMIDADVFARMKGTASLINVARGPVVDEAALIEALSAGEIAGAGLDVFETEPPAVDNPLRDHPRVVATPHQAWYSEESERECREGVARAIRQALEGERPETAVNDP, from the coding sequence ATGATCGAATACACCGTGGTCGCGACCGACCAGCGCTACGGGGAGTTCAGCGTCGAGCGGGAGATACTGGGGGACGTCGCGGAGATACGACGCCTCGACGAGGACGGGGTCTCGCTCGCGGACGCCGACGCCCTCATCAACCACGTCGACGTCGTCTCCGCCGCCGACGTCGACCGACTGGAGCGCTGTCGGGTCATCGCCCGCTACGGAATCGGCGTCGACAACATCGACGTCGAGGCGGCGACGGAGCGCGGCATCTACGTGGCGAACGTTCCCGACTACTGCACGGAGGAGGTGCCGACCCACGCGATCGCCCTGATCCTCGCGCTCGACCGCCAGCTCAAGCAGTACGGTACCGGGATGGCCGCCGGCGAGTGGAAGACCGACCGCGCCGCGGAGATACGTCGCTTCTCCGAGGAGACGGTGAGCGTCGTCGGCTTCGGGAGGCTCGGTCGCGGCGTCGGCGACCGGGCGGCGGCGCTCGGCGCGACGGTGCTCGCGGCCGACCCGTACCTCGGACCCGACGACGTCGCCGACCACGACGCCGAACTCGTCTCGTTCGAGGAGGCCGTCGAGCGCGCCGACTACCTCTCGGTCCACTCGCCGCTGACGCCGGAGACCGAGGGGATGATAGACGCCGACGTCTTCGCCCGCATGAAGGGGACGGCGTCCCTGATAAACGTCGCGCGCGGCCCCGTCGTCGACGAGGCGGCGCTGATCGAGGCGCTCTCCGCCGGCGAGATCGCCGGCGCGGGGCTCGACGTGTTCGAGACGGAACCGCCGGCGGTCGACAACCCCCTCCGGGACCACCCGCGGGTCGTCGCCACGCCCCACCAGGCGTGGTACTCCGAGGAGTCGGAGCGCGAGTGCCGCGAGGGCGTCGCGCGGGCGATCCGGCAGGCGCTCGAGGGCGAGCGCCCCGAGACGGCGGTGAACGACCCGTGA
- a CDS encoding TCP-1/cpn60 chaperonin family protein, with protein sequence MAENARATLTADARTVCDLVRTTLGPFGANKLVIGTDGTVTTTASGSLVLDSLELDNPAVRLLKGAASDFRNAHGDGSSTVVALTGALLDEADRLSELGLHPTTIERGYREALGVAVDRLERSARPLEAVGVDAVARTALTGTRNPNTRAQVGGYVERVAATLDADDGFDADRVAVRSRLGGAEAETELVAGVVLDRDPVTDDMPRTLDDAGVAVLSTTVDVPRLGGATGRLNAGIRITPETFEDRAALGETERERFRERLDAALDAGCRVVVTGRSINERVERTLANAGILALQRVDEGDLRRIARATGATVVPGLDQVTTEAVGRANVRVTRRAGRDVTSFESVGEERAPVYTLFCRAPDARSVEAFERSVESALAAVDHACRTRTVVPGGGAAETGATLAVREHARSVPGTEQLAIEAFGDALAVVPRALAVNAGIDGWRGLVRLRVAHHEGRDAVGVDCLFGETRDVLAEDPIAEPTGLKREVWSAATDLAVHLVRMDAELPASDLSDDEPAGREERR encoded by the coding sequence ATGGCCGAGAACGCGCGCGCCACCCTGACGGCCGACGCCCGTACCGTCTGTGACCTCGTCCGGACCACGCTCGGGCCGTTCGGCGCGAACAAACTCGTGATCGGCACGGACGGAACGGTGACGACGACGGCGTCTGGGTCGCTCGTTCTCGACTCGCTCGAACTCGACAATCCGGCGGTGCGGCTGTTGAAGGGGGCCGCGAGCGACTTCAGGAACGCGCACGGCGACGGGTCGAGCACGGTCGTCGCGCTGACGGGCGCGCTCCTCGACGAGGCGGACCGCCTCTCGGAACTGGGACTGCACCCGACGACGATCGAGCGGGGGTACCGCGAGGCGCTCGGCGTCGCCGTCGACCGACTGGAACGGAGCGCCCGTCCGCTCGAGGCGGTCGGCGTCGACGCCGTCGCGCGAACGGCGCTCACGGGGACGCGCAACCCGAACACGCGCGCGCAGGTGGGCGGGTACGTCGAGCGCGTCGCCGCGACGCTCGACGCCGACGACGGCTTCGACGCCGACCGGGTGGCGGTCCGCTCGCGGCTCGGCGGGGCCGAGGCCGAGACGGAACTCGTCGCGGGCGTCGTCCTCGATCGCGACCCGGTGACCGACGACATGCCGCGGACGCTCGACGACGCCGGCGTGGCGGTGCTCTCGACGACGGTGGACGTGCCGCGGCTCGGCGGCGCGACCGGCCGGCTGAACGCCGGAATCCGCATCACGCCCGAGACCTTCGAGGACCGCGCCGCCCTCGGCGAGACCGAGCGCGAGCGCTTCCGCGAACGGCTCGACGCCGCCCTCGACGCCGGGTGTCGCGTCGTCGTGACCGGTCGCTCCATCAACGAGCGCGTCGAGCGGACGCTGGCGAACGCGGGCATCCTCGCGCTCCAGCGCGTCGACGAGGGGGACCTGCGGCGGATCGCCCGCGCCACCGGCGCGACGGTCGTCCCCGGACTCGATCAGGTGACGACGGAGGCGGTGGGGCGCGCGAACGTCCGCGTGACCAGGCGGGCAGGCCGCGACGTGACGTCCTTCGAGTCCGTCGGCGAGGAGCGAGCGCCCGTGTACACGCTGTTCTGTCGGGCTCCGGACGCGCGGTCGGTGGAGGCGTTCGAGCGCTCCGTCGAGAGCGCGCTTGCCGCCGTCGACCACGCCTGCCGGACGCGGACCGTCGTCCCCGGCGGCGGTGCGGCCGAGACCGGGGCGACGCTCGCGGTCCGCGAGCACGCCCGGTCGGTCCCGGGAACCGAACAGCTCGCGATCGAGGCGTTCGGCGACGCGCTCGCGGTCGTCCCGCGGGCACTGGCGGTCAACGCCGGCATCGACGGCTGGCGCGGCCTCGTCCGCCTCCGGGTCGCCCACCACGAGGGACGCGACGCGGTGGGCGTCGACTGCCTGTTCGGGGAGACGCGGGACGTCCTCGCGGAGGACCCCATCGCCGAACCGACGGGGCTCAAGCGGGAGGTGTGGTCGGCGGCGACGGACCTCGCCGTCCACCTCGTCCGCATGGACGCCGAACTCCCGGCGTCGGACCTGAGCGACGACGAACCGGCAGGTCGCGAGGAGCGGCGTTGA
- a CDS encoding TCP-1/cpn60 chaperonin family protein: protein MDVGREDGGYDRVDAGSWTLRDEEARTFVSAGTRAVASLVRSSFGPNGMTSQIATEDLQGRPETVWTSDAGEILDAIERGGGFGHPVTALFVDAVDAMRRELGDGSTTAVLVGDALLGEGIDLVERGLHPGNVVVGYAMAAARAGVVLDSLAREIDPEDTAPLERVAATSMTGGLDATTRATYASRVAEAVRALAGSGDVDWVDADDAKVLAGPEAPGGRYRGLVVRRYPGPLDESEESVREFDWSTLDPVTDATVALVDEEIDFERTATSFGEGGDPGVVIESFEQWDAYTEGLDRRVAAVADHLAGMGVDVLVSQERLGDRERTAFEARGVAVVDEVKYPLADVYRLARATGGTVVDDLSELSPDRLGVAGSVTERRVGDEKWTFFDDCEGGVYTLVVDVETETASAEHERLLEDALEVTATAATDRQVLPGAGAPAMAVATDLREYATTVADVEQLAVEAFADAVESVPTALAENAGVDPLDAVPALRAEHATGEGPLDVGISAAGEPFDAWDAGVVEPRRLFSQALETANAVTEQLLTVDAVVHPGVDLGRFSPNPERE from the coding sequence ATGGACGTCGGACGCGAGGACGGAGGCTACGACCGCGTCGACGCGGGGTCGTGGACCCTGCGCGACGAGGAGGCCCGGACGTTCGTCTCGGCGGGGACGCGAGCCGTCGCGTCGCTCGTCCGGTCGTCGTTCGGCCCGAACGGCATGACCAGCCAGATAGCGACCGAGGACCTCCAGGGGAGACCGGAGACGGTGTGGACGTCCGACGCCGGCGAGATACTCGACGCAATCGAGCGGGGCGGCGGGTTCGGCCACCCCGTGACCGCGCTGTTCGTGGACGCCGTCGACGCGATGCGGCGGGAACTCGGAGACGGGTCGACCACCGCCGTCCTCGTCGGCGACGCCCTCCTCGGCGAGGGGATCGACCTCGTCGAGCGGGGGCTCCACCCGGGGAACGTCGTCGTCGGGTACGCGATGGCCGCCGCTCGCGCGGGGGTCGTCCTCGACTCGCTCGCCCGCGAGATCGACCCGGAGGACACCGCACCCCTCGAACGCGTCGCCGCGACGTCGATGACCGGGGGGCTCGACGCGACCACCCGCGCGACGTACGCCTCCCGGGTGGCGGAGGCGGTTCGCGCGCTCGCCGGAAGCGGCGACGTCGACTGGGTCGACGCCGACGACGCGAAGGTACTCGCCGGCCCCGAGGCACCGGGCGGTCGCTACCGCGGCCTCGTCGTTCGCCGCTACCCCGGGCCGCTCGACGAGTCCGAGGAGTCGGTGCGGGAGTTCGACTGGTCGACGCTCGATCCGGTGACCGACGCGACGGTGGCGCTCGTCGACGAGGAGATCGACTTCGAGCGGACGGCGACGTCGTTCGGCGAGGGGGGCGACCCGGGCGTCGTCATCGAGTCGTTCGAGCAGTGGGACGCCTACACCGAGGGGCTGGACCGGCGCGTCGCGGCGGTCGCCGATCACCTCGCCGGGATGGGCGTCGACGTGCTCGTCTCCCAGGAGCGCCTCGGCGACCGGGAACGGACGGCGTTCGAGGCCCGCGGCGTGGCCGTCGTCGACGAGGTGAAGTACCCGCTCGCAGACGTCTACCGGCTGGCGCGGGCGACCGGCGGGACCGTGGTCGACGACCTCTCGGAACTCTCACCCGACCGGCTCGGGGTGGCCGGGTCGGTGACCGAACGCCGCGTCGGCGACGAGAAGTGGACCTTCTTCGACGACTGCGAGGGTGGCGTCTACACCCTCGTCGTCGACGTGGAGACGGAGACGGCGAGCGCCGAACACGAGCGACTGCTCGAGGACGCCCTCGAAGTGACCGCGACGGCCGCCACCGACCGACAGGTGCTCCCGGGAGCGGGCGCGCCCGCGATGGCCGTCGCGACCGACCTCCGCGAGTACGCCACCACCGTCGCCGACGTCGAACAGCTGGCCGTCGAGGCGTTCGCCGACGCGGTCGAGTCGGTGCCGACGGCGCTGGCGGAGAACGCGGGCGTCGACCCCCTCGACGCGGTGCCGGCGCTCCGGGCCGAACACGCCACCGGCGAGGGACCGCTCGACGTGGGGATCTCCGCCGCCGGCGAACCGTTCGACGCGTGGGACGCCGGCGTCGTCGAACCCCGCCGGCTGTTCTCGCAGGCGCTGGAGACGGCCAACGCCGTCACCGAACAGTTGCTGACCGTCGACGCGGTGGTCCACCCCGGCGTCGACCTCGGCCGCTTCAGCCCGAACCCCGAACGGGAGTGA
- a CDS encoding phosphotransferase family protein, producing the protein MAETATLDASTAVPYLRRHGVVDGDAEASSLGGGVSNAVVRVDAGAESYVLKQPHPNLRVADDWPADVSRVHNEAAAARAYADVVERAGIDDVVVPEVVFESREDHVIVVTCAPDEATMWKRDLLAGRVDAGVAASLGRFLGTAHRLAAGTDDVRASFRDKTPFDQLRVDPYHRTTADRHPDLAEPVLAEAERVLAADRTLVHGDYSPKNVLVADDLWVLDFEVAHWGDPAFDAAFMLNHLFIKSIHVADARAALRRSALAFWRRYEAAVEWDVERETVAELSVLMLARVDGKSPVEYADETTRARLREVATRGLRGEAETVDGFADLVREACA; encoded by the coding sequence ATGGCTGAGACCGCCACGCTCGACGCGTCGACGGCCGTGCCGTACCTCCGTCGGCACGGCGTCGTCGACGGGGACGCCGAGGCGTCGTCGCTCGGCGGCGGCGTCTCGAACGCCGTCGTCCGCGTCGACGCGGGAGCGGAGTCCTACGTGCTGAAGCAACCGCACCCGAACCTCCGCGTCGCGGACGACTGGCCGGCGGACGTCTCTCGCGTCCACAACGAGGCCGCCGCCGCCCGCGCGTACGCGGACGTCGTCGAACGGGCCGGCATCGACGACGTGGTCGTCCCCGAGGTGGTGTTCGAGAGCCGCGAGGACCACGTCATCGTCGTCACGTGCGCGCCGGACGAGGCGACGATGTGGAAGCGGGACCTGCTGGCCGGCCGCGTCGACGCCGGGGTGGCCGCGTCGCTCGGTCGGTTCCTCGGGACGGCCCACCGGCTCGCGGCCGGGACGGACGACGTCCGGGCGTCGTTCCGCGACAAGACGCCGTTCGACCAGCTCCGCGTCGACCCGTACCACCGGACGACGGCCGACCGCCACCCGGACCTCGCAGAGCCCGTCCTCGCGGAGGCAGAGCGGGTCCTCGCTGCCGACCGGACGCTCGTCCACGGGGACTACAGCCCCAAGAACGTCCTCGTCGCCGACGACCTGTGGGTGCTCGACTTCGAGGTGGCCCACTGGGGCGACCCGGCGTTCGACGCGGCGTTCATGCTCAACCACCTGTTCATCAAGTCGATCCACGTCGCCGACGCGCGCGCGGCGCTCCGCCGGTCGGCGCTCGCGTTCTGGCGGCGGTACGAGGCGGCCGTCGAGTGGGACGTCGAGCGGGAGACGGTCGCCGAACTCTCGGTGCTGATGCTCGCGCGGGTCGACGGCAAGTCGCCCGTCGAGTACGCCGACGAGACGACGCGAGCGCGGTTGCGCGAGGTCGCCACCCGCGGGCTCCGCGGGGAGGCCGAGACGGTGGACGGCTTCGCCGACCTGGTCCGGGAGGCGTGTGCGTGA
- the eno gene encoding phosphopyruvate hydratase, protein MSATVTGVDAWEVLDSRGDPTVRVAVDVEGGRGVFTVPAGASTGAHEVVERRDGGERYGGKGVTAAVEAVRETLAPVVVGMDATDQRAIDAALVERDGTGDLTNLGGNAVLGVSGGVAHAVADARDEPLYRTLADGDPGAIPRPMVNVLSGGLHARGGIEIQDFLVVPTGAETYPEALETAWSVRDAVRERIEADGERPLVADEGGYAPPLADVDDAFELLASCVRDAGHEPSRDDVAFAVDVAATHFYDERDGSYALSALDRPLDREGMIDLVAGWTERYPVVSVEDPLADDDWEGWARLADRLSGVQLLGDDLLATDAARIRRAAASGAANAALVKLNQAGTVTRTLDAVEAARDAGFATVVSARSGETCDATIADLAVAVDGGQIKIGSLARSERLAKYNRLLEIDRALDAPLSADPAP, encoded by the coding sequence GTGAGCGCGACGGTCACCGGCGTCGACGCCTGGGAGGTGCTCGACTCCCGCGGCGACCCGACGGTCCGCGTCGCCGTCGACGTCGAGGGGGGTCGCGGCGTCTTCACCGTTCCCGCGGGGGCCTCGACGGGGGCTCACGAGGTCGTAGAGCGCCGCGACGGCGGCGAGCGGTACGGCGGTAAGGGCGTGACGGCGGCGGTCGAGGCCGTCCGGGAGACGCTCGCGCCGGTCGTCGTCGGGATGGACGCGACCGATCAGCGGGCGATCGACGCCGCACTCGTCGAGCGCGACGGTACCGGGGACCTCACGAACCTCGGCGGTAACGCGGTTCTCGGCGTCTCGGGCGGCGTCGCCCACGCCGTCGCCGACGCCCGGGACGAACCGCTCTACCGGACGCTCGCCGACGGCGACCCGGGGGCGATCCCGCGGCCGATGGTGAACGTGCTGAGCGGCGGCCTCCACGCCCGCGGCGGCATCGAGATACAGGACTTCCTCGTCGTACCGACGGGCGCGGAGACCTACCCGGAGGCGCTCGAGACCGCCTGGTCGGTCCGCGACGCGGTCCGCGAGCGCATCGAGGCCGACGGCGAGCGCCCGCTCGTCGCCGACGAGGGCGGCTACGCCCCGCCGCTCGCCGACGTCGACGACGCCTTCGAGTTGCTGGCGTCCTGCGTGCGCGACGCGGGCCACGAGCCGAGCCGAGACGACGTGGCGTTCGCCGTCGACGTGGCGGCGACGCACTTTTACGACGAGCGCGACGGGTCGTACGCGCTGTCCGCGCTCGACCGGCCGCTGGACCGCGAGGGGATGATCGACCTCGTCGCCGGGTGGACCGAGCGCTACCCCGTCGTCTCGGTCGAGGACCCGCTGGCGGACGACGACTGGGAGGGGTGGGCGCGGCTCGCCGATCGCCTCTCGGGCGTCCAGTTGCTCGGCGACGACCTGCTCGCGACGGACGCCGCCCGGATCCGGCGGGCGGCCGCGTCGGGCGCGGCGAACGCGGCGCTCGTCAAGCTCAATCAGGCCGGGACGGTGACGCGGACGCTCGACGCCGTCGAGGCGGCCCGCGACGCCGGCTTCGCGACGGTCGTCTCGGCGCGCTCGGGCGAGACGTGCGACGCCACCATCGCGGATCTCGCGGTCGCCGTCGACGGCGGCCAGATAAAGATCGGCTCGCTCGCCCGGTCGGAACGACTGGCGAAGTACAACCGCCTGCTGGAGATCGACCGCGCCCTCGACGCGCCGCTCTCGGCGGACCCCGCGCCGTAG
- a CDS encoding cupin domain-containing protein: MSDEYTAVRVDEVERKPSASSGTDHVDLVERLGCTEMRPKVWYLSPGDAMSYHRQTEQEELYYVLRGPGRMKIGGELVDVPEGTAVRVPPETDRQVLNDTDGEHVWLIVGAPPATDDGRPASEDV; the protein is encoded by the coding sequence ATGTCGGACGAATACACCGCGGTGCGAGTCGACGAGGTGGAACGGAAGCCGTCGGCGAGTTCGGGGACCGACCACGTCGACCTGGTCGAACGGCTCGGCTGCACGGAGATGCGGCCGAAGGTGTGGTACCTCTCGCCCGGCGACGCGATGAGCTACCACCGCCAGACCGAACAGGAGGAACTCTACTACGTCCTCCGGGGACCGGGTCGCATGAAGATCGGGGGCGAACTCGTCGACGTCCCGGAGGGGACGGCGGTCCGCGTTCCGCCCGAGACGGACCGACAGGTGCTCAACGACACCGACGGAGAGCACGTCTGGCTCATCGTCGGCGCGCCGCCGGCGACCGACGACGGCCGGCCCGCCTCCGAGGACGTCTAG